One stretch of Streptomyces sp. NBC_01363 DNA includes these proteins:
- a CDS encoding low temperature requirement protein A encodes MPRSAWSSPSGVLAPMPVMTARSRTEEHRASTPLELFFDLCFVVAVAQAGARLVHAVAAGHALTGVGSYAAVFFAIWWAWVNFSWFASAYDTDDPLYRVVTLVQITGVLVLAAGVPRAFDGGDWTVVVIGYVVMRLALTSQWLRAAHCTRGGERRVALRYAVGITVVQLGWIAMLLLPADSRGARTAAFVVLALAELSVPALAERDRSTSWHPHHIGERYGLFTIIVLGETIAAATVAVQEAVYEHDALGELLPIAAGGLLIVFSAWWIYFAVPIHDYLRGSREAFIWGYGHFLIFGSAAAIGAGIEVAVEEAVGKAHVSDTVAAAAVTIPSALFLLTVWALHARHFKRDLAEQLSLPVAALAILACTFAGGWAVFAAGLVAAAAVAVGVLLSRRPTVAG; translated from the coding sequence ATGCCCCGTTCGGCGTGGTCGAGCCCGTCTGGTGTGCTGGCTCCCATGCCCGTAATGACGGCTCGCAGCCGCACCGAGGAACATCGCGCGTCGACCCCGCTGGAACTCTTCTTCGACCTCTGCTTCGTGGTCGCGGTGGCCCAGGCGGGCGCGCGGCTGGTCCATGCCGTCGCCGCAGGCCACGCCCTCACCGGAGTCGGCAGCTACGCGGCCGTTTTCTTCGCGATCTGGTGGGCCTGGGTCAACTTCAGCTGGTTCGCCTCGGCCTACGACACCGACGACCCGCTGTACCGCGTCGTCACGCTCGTCCAGATCACCGGTGTGCTCGTCCTCGCCGCCGGAGTGCCGCGCGCCTTCGACGGCGGCGACTGGACGGTCGTCGTCATCGGTTACGTGGTGATGCGGCTCGCGCTGACCAGCCAGTGGCTGCGCGCCGCGCACTGCACCCGGGGTGGGGAGCGGCGCGTCGCGCTGCGGTACGCCGTCGGGATCACGGTGGTGCAGCTGGGCTGGATCGCCATGCTGCTGCTGCCCGCCGACTCACGTGGAGCCCGTACCGCCGCCTTCGTCGTGCTCGCGCTCGCGGAGCTGTCCGTTCCCGCGCTCGCCGAGCGCGACCGCTCGACGAGCTGGCATCCGCACCACATCGGTGAGCGGTACGGGCTGTTCACGATCATCGTGCTGGGCGAGACGATCGCGGCGGCCACGGTCGCGGTCCAGGAGGCGGTGTACGAGCACGACGCGCTCGGCGAACTGCTGCCGATCGCCGCGGGCGGGCTGCTGATCGTCTTCTCCGCCTGGTGGATCTATTTCGCCGTGCCGATCCATGACTACCTGCGCGGCAGCAGGGAAGCGTTCATCTGGGGATACGGACACTTCCTGATCTTCGGTTCCGCGGCCGCCATCGGCGCGGGCATCGAGGTCGCGGTGGAGGAGGCCGTGGGCAAGGCCCACGTCTCGGACACGGTGGCCGCCGCCGCGGTGACCATTCCCTCCGCGCTCTTCCTGCTGACGGTGTGGGCGCTGCACGCCCGCCACTTCAAGCGCGACCTCGCGGAGCAACTGTCCCTCCCCGTGGCCGCGCTGGCCATCCTGGCCTGTACGTTCGCCGGCGGGTGGGCGGTGTTCGCGGCCGGCCTGGTCGCCGCGGCGGCCGTGGCCGTGGGGGTGCTGCTCTCCCGGCGGCCCACCGTGGCCGGGTGA
- a CDS encoding GNAT family N-acetyltransferase, with product MPESPTEAQVRPGVEGDLVALTDIYNHYVRETALTFDTTPFTPEQRLPWLRSHSEDGPHRLLVAQDVRLVGPASILGYATSSTFRPKAAYATSVEVSVYCAPWATGRGIGTLLYTSLFEALADEDLHRAYAGITQPNDVSGRLHERFGFRHVGTYAEVGRKFGTYWDVAWYEKRLGPQP from the coding sequence ATGCCGGAGAGTCCCACAGAAGCGCAGGTCAGGCCGGGCGTCGAGGGTGATTTGGTGGCGCTCACGGACATCTACAACCATTACGTACGTGAGACCGCGCTCACATTCGACACGACCCCCTTCACTCCCGAACAGCGGCTGCCGTGGTTGCGTTCCCACTCTGAAGACGGCCCGCACCGCCTTCTGGTTGCTCAGGATGTCCGGCTTGTCGGCCCCGCCTCGATCCTGGGATACGCCACCAGCAGCACTTTCCGCCCCAAGGCGGCGTACGCGACCTCGGTCGAGGTGAGCGTGTACTGCGCCCCCTGGGCCACCGGCCGCGGCATCGGCACGCTCCTCTACACGTCCCTGTTCGAGGCACTCGCCGACGAGGACCTGCACCGCGCGTACGCGGGCATCACCCAGCCCAACGATGTCTCCGGCCGGCTGCACGAGCGCTTCGGTTTCCGCCATGTCGGTACGTACGCCGAGGTGGGCCGGAAGTTCGGCACGTACTGGGACGTGGCCTGGTACGAGAAGCGACTGGGGCCACAGCCCTAG
- a CDS encoding ubiquinol-cytochrome c reductase iron-sulfur subunit, translating into MSVTDQPPSGDPREALHDRIAADSLTTRRDYLRIVATVSGGLAVGGLGVAGGILPRHGDPDDAKAPSPKRIAAQLLSGESLAFHYPDEEDRAVAVRLDDGTLVGYFAICTHLACAVLWRKDRGSEGELYCPCHEGIFDARTGEVTAGPPPRALPKVVLTEQADGSIWAVGTTRSGESIEHGLCRQLAKDRPDLASRIGCPAVKGGGAEAPAASAEAETPGRRP; encoded by the coding sequence ATGAGCGTCACCGATCAGCCGCCTTCCGGTGATCCGCGCGAAGCCCTGCACGACCGGATCGCCGCCGATTCCCTCACCACCCGGCGCGACTACCTCCGGATCGTGGCGACCGTCTCCGGCGGACTCGCCGTCGGCGGCCTCGGCGTGGCAGGCGGAATCCTGCCGCGCCACGGCGACCCCGACGACGCCAAGGCACCCTCACCGAAGAGGATCGCCGCTCAGCTCCTGTCCGGTGAGTCCCTCGCCTTCCACTACCCGGACGAGGAGGACCGGGCGGTCGCCGTCCGCCTGGACGACGGCACCCTCGTCGGCTACTTCGCGATCTGCACCCATCTCGCCTGCGCCGTGCTCTGGCGCAAGGACCGCGGTTCCGAGGGCGAGCTGTACTGCCCCTGCCATGAGGGCATCTTCGACGCCCGCACCGGCGAGGTCACCGCCGGGCCACCGCCCCGTGCGCTGCCCAAGGTGGTGCTCACCGAACAGGCCGACGGCAGTATCTGGGCGGTCGGCACGACGCGCTCGGGCGAAAGCATCGAGCACGGCCTGTGCCGTCAGCTCGCCAAGGACCGCCCGGACCTCGCCTCCCGTATCGGCTGCCCCGCCGTCAAGGGCGGCGGCGCGGAGGCCCCCGCGGCCAGTGCCGAGGCCGAGACCCCTGGCAGACGGCCATGA
- a CDS encoding P1 family peptidase has protein sequence MTEEPRNPTDPAAPPNSPGPLDALPDLLDALTDVAGLRVGHAQVPGEGALSGTTVVLAPEGGAIAAVDVRGGGPGTRETDALDPRNLVQRIDAVVLTGGSAYGLDAASGVMAWLEEQGRGVRVGPDPAQVVPVVPAACLFDLGRGGDWRARPDASTGRAAVEDAAAAGPGAPVAQGGVGAGTGAVAGQLKGGVGTASIRLASGITVGALVVVNAAGSVVDPRTGVLHGEYGAAEPPAHPAPEVLRAAEQRLTEVREANTRPPLNTTLAVVATDADLTRAQAQKLAGTAHDGLARAVRPVHLLTDGDTVFALATGARPLDPQNPIALNDLLAAGADVLTRAIVKAVRAARSVDGRPGGGCYPSYSDLYGLRPRSSPQPEDDRPAPDSPAG, from the coding sequence ATGACGGAAGAACCCCGGAATCCGACGGACCCCGCCGCCCCACCGAACTCCCCCGGGCCGCTCGACGCGCTGCCCGACCTCCTCGACGCGCTGACCGACGTCGCGGGGCTGCGCGTCGGCCATGCGCAGGTGCCCGGCGAGGGCGCGCTGAGCGGCACCACCGTGGTCCTCGCCCCGGAGGGCGGTGCGATCGCCGCCGTGGACGTACGCGGTGGAGGCCCCGGCACCCGGGAGACGGACGCGCTCGATCCGCGCAATCTGGTGCAGCGCATCGACGCCGTCGTCCTGACGGGCGGCAGCGCCTACGGCCTCGACGCGGCGTCCGGCGTGATGGCCTGGCTGGAGGAGCAGGGGCGCGGGGTGCGGGTCGGCCCCGATCCGGCGCAGGTGGTGCCGGTGGTCCCCGCCGCCTGCCTCTTCGACCTGGGGCGGGGCGGCGACTGGCGGGCCCGCCCCGACGCCTCGACGGGCCGCGCCGCGGTGGAGGACGCGGCGGCTGCGGGGCCGGGGGCGCCGGTGGCCCAGGGGGGCGTGGGCGCCGGTACCGGCGCGGTCGCCGGGCAGCTCAAGGGCGGCGTGGGCACGGCGAGCATCCGGCTGGCCTCCGGCATCACGGTGGGCGCGCTCGTCGTGGTGAACGCGGCGGGCTCGGTGGTCGATCCGCGTACCGGGGTGCTCCACGGGGAGTACGGCGCCGCCGAACCGCCGGCGCACCCGGCGCCCGAGGTCCTCCGTGCGGCGGAGCAGCGCCTCACCGAGGTGCGGGAGGCGAACACGCGGCCCCCGCTCAACACCACGCTCGCCGTCGTCGCCACGGACGCCGACCTCACCCGGGCCCAGGCGCAGAAGCTCGCGGGTACGGCGCACGACGGACTGGCGCGCGCCGTCCGCCCCGTACATCTGCTCACCGACGGGGACACCGTTTTCGCGCTGGCGACCGGCGCCCGGCCGCTGGATCCGCAGAATCCGATCGCGCTCAACGACCTGCTGGCAGCCGGCGCGGACGTGCTCACGCGCGCCATCGTGAAGGCCGTCCGGGCAGCTCGGAGCGTCGACGGCCGCCCCGGCGGCGGCTGCTACCCCTCGTACAGCGATCTCTACGGCCTACGGCCGCGCTCCTCGCCGCAGCCGGAGGACGATCGCCCGGCCCCCGACTCGCCTGCCGGGTAA
- a CDS encoding RNA polymerase sigma factor RpoD/SigA, producing the protein MATRAVARRSSATGGTSRASSVRASGGEIADRDLVGMYLDEIARTPLLDAAKEVELSQTVEAGVYARQILDGAVDSEAGGATREELEALVAEGERAKDIFIRSNLRLVVAVARRYPRAGLPLLDLIQEGNAGLVRAVEKFDYAKGFKFSTYATWWIRQAITRSIADQSRTIRLPVHLVEELGRIRRVQREFNREHGRDPEHAEIAAELDSTPERVGDVLDWARDPVSLNMSVDDEGETQFGDLLEDTSAVSPEQSVMTLLRSEELEDLIGKLDNRTASIIRMRYGIEDGRERTLTEVGKQHGLTRERIRQIEKHALLELKRMAHDTGFDAAA; encoded by the coding sequence ATGGCAACCCGTGCCGTCGCCCGTCGTTCGTCCGCCACCGGTGGGACCAGCCGGGCAAGCAGTGTTCGCGCCTCGGGCGGAGAGATCGCCGATCGCGACCTGGTCGGCATGTACCTGGACGAGATCGCGCGTACGCCTCTGCTCGACGCCGCCAAGGAAGTCGAGCTGTCGCAGACCGTCGAGGCGGGCGTCTACGCCCGGCAGATACTCGACGGCGCGGTGGACAGCGAAGCCGGTGGAGCCACGCGCGAGGAGCTGGAGGCGCTGGTCGCCGAGGGCGAGCGCGCCAAGGACATATTCATCCGTTCCAACCTCCGGCTCGTCGTTGCCGTCGCCCGCCGCTATCCGCGGGCCGGGCTGCCCCTGCTCGACCTGATCCAGGAGGGCAACGCGGGTCTGGTGCGCGCGGTCGAGAAGTTCGACTACGCCAAGGGCTTCAAGTTCTCCACGTATGCGACGTGGTGGATCCGTCAGGCCATCACCCGTTCCATTGCCGACCAGTCCCGTACGATCCGGCTCCCCGTCCACCTGGTGGAGGAGCTCGGCCGGATCCGCCGGGTGCAGCGCGAGTTCAACCGTGAACACGGCCGCGACCCGGAGCACGCCGAGATAGCGGCCGAGCTGGACTCCACGCCGGAGCGCGTGGGCGACGTCCTGGACTGGGCCCGCGACCCGGTCAGTCTCAACATGTCCGTGGACGACGAGGGCGAGACCCAGTTCGGCGATCTACTGGAGGACACCTCCGCGGTGTCGCCCGAGCAGTCGGTGATGACGCTGCTGCGCAGCGAGGAGCTCGAGGACCTGATCGGCAAGCTCGACAACCGCACCGCGTCGATCATCCGTATGAGGTACGGCATCGAGGACGGCCGCGAGCGGACCCTCACCGAGGTCGGCAAGCAGCACGGCCTCACCCGTGAGCGGATCCGGCAGATCGAGAAGCACGCGCTGCTCGAACTGAAGCGAATGGCCCACGACACGGGTTTTGATGCTGCGGCGTGA
- a CDS encoding DUF6227 family protein, protein MSDPYETTEQHLERLLRRALNSFDLPDSTVERLGTALAHSSSLHSSHHSSVLHRETYRHTYLLSDGTPLSLWELVHGGPRSATDPRFRTEPDLMHHELYDDEADAHVAAARLTGGFGEVPVFGDDGPQADLEILTVLMAAPPAPLPRTYAPDNSADHARRVLRRAENSDGPGEETARLLRAAFAHHITQVFGRQCQVDGRDAGFTLYEHAFLLLDGSETSLWEVEHTATPDGRHMCEVYGDEDTARGAMESRTRIC, encoded by the coding sequence TTGAGCGATCCGTACGAGACAACCGAGCAGCACCTCGAGCGACTCCTGCGACGGGCACTCAACTCTTTCGACCTGCCCGACAGCACGGTCGAGAGACTCGGTACCGCGCTCGCCCACAGCAGTTCCCTGCACTCCTCGCACCACAGTTCCGTACTCCACCGAGAGACCTACCGGCACACGTACCTGCTGTCCGACGGCACCCCCCTCTCCTTGTGGGAGCTGGTGCACGGCGGCCCGCGGAGCGCGACGGACCCGCGGTTCCGGACGGAGCCCGACCTCATGCACCACGAGCTGTACGACGACGAGGCCGATGCCCATGTCGCCGCCGCCAGGCTGACCGGCGGCTTCGGCGAAGTCCCGGTGTTCGGGGACGACGGGCCGCAGGCCGACCTGGAGATACTCACGGTCCTGATGGCGGCTCCCCCGGCCCCGCTGCCCAGGACGTACGCCCCGGACAACTCCGCCGACCACGCCCGCCGCGTCCTGCGCCGCGCGGAGAACAGCGACGGTCCCGGCGAGGAGACCGCCCGGCTGCTGCGCGCCGCCTTCGCCCACCACATCACCCAGGTCTTCGGCCGGCAGTGCCAGGTGGACGGGCGGGACGCCGGATTCACCCTGTACGAGCACGCCTTCCTGCTCCTCGACGGCAGCGAGACGAGTCTGTGGGAGGTCGAGCACACGGCCACGCCGGACGGCCGCCACATGTGCGAGGTGTACGGCGACGAGGACACCGCACGCGGTGCCATGGAGAGCCGTACGCGCATCTGCTGA
- a CDS encoding dioxygenase, whose translation MTVTAERMPALYLSHGAPPLADDPVWPGELAAWSAGLPRPRAILMVSAHWEEAPLALGATETVPLVHDFWGFPEHYYRVQYAAPGAPELAESVRKLLRGAGTPVQDIPDRGLDHGAYVPLVEMFPGADIPVLQISMPTLDPQKLMDIGRKLAPLRDEGVLIVGSGFFTHNLAALRHAGGGTPGWSAEFDDWGNRALQARDIDALLDFEHKSPAGRLAHPRTEHFAPLFVTLGASEGELDQGRSVIDGFWMGLAKRSVQFG comes from the coding sequence ATGACAGTCACCGCGGAGCGCATGCCCGCCCTCTACCTTTCCCACGGCGCCCCGCCGCTGGCCGACGACCCGGTCTGGCCCGGCGAACTGGCCGCCTGGTCCGCCGGGCTGCCCCGCCCCCGCGCGATCCTGATGGTCTCCGCGCACTGGGAGGAGGCCCCGCTGGCCCTCGGGGCCACGGAGACGGTCCCGCTGGTCCACGACTTCTGGGGCTTCCCCGAGCACTACTACCGGGTGCAGTACGCCGCCCCGGGCGCCCCGGAACTGGCGGAGAGCGTACGCAAGCTGCTGCGCGGCGCCGGTACGCCGGTGCAGGACATCCCGGACCGCGGGCTCGACCACGGGGCGTACGTCCCGCTCGTGGAGATGTTCCCGGGCGCCGACATTCCCGTACTCCAGATCTCCATGCCGACGCTGGACCCGCAGAAGCTCATGGACATCGGGCGCAAGCTCGCGCCGCTGCGCGACGAGGGCGTCCTGATCGTCGGCAGCGGCTTCTTCACCCACAACCTGGCCGCCCTGCGGCATGCGGGCGGCGGCACCCCCGGCTGGTCGGCGGAGTTCGACGACTGGGGAAACCGGGCGCTCCAGGCGCGGGACATCGACGCGCTGCTGGACTTCGAGCACAAGTCCCCGGCCGGCCGGCTGGCCCACCCGCGCACCGAGCACTTCGCGCCGCTCTTCGTGACGCTCGGCGCCTCGGAGGGCGAGCTGGACCAGGGGCGCAGCGTCATCGACGGCTTCTGGATGGGACTCGCGAAGCGGTCGGTGCAGTTCGGCTGA
- a CDS encoding 4Fe-4S dicluster domain-containing protein, translating into MGCQACVSACRECDSHRGKSMIHLDYTDEGQSVASLPTVCMHCEDPVAPCAEVCPADAILVTADGVVQQADTTRCIGCANCVNACPFGVPKIDLQAKLQMKCNLCYDRTAYGLAPMCATVCPTGALFYGTVEELQAERPGVQIADTFTFGRSEVRTGVAMVVPADRVQWPVPGGLPVVEINGKNVRR; encoded by the coding sequence ATCGGCTGCCAGGCGTGCGTCTCCGCCTGCCGGGAATGCGACTCGCACCGCGGCAAGTCGATGATCCACCTCGACTACACCGACGAGGGCCAGTCGGTGGCCTCCCTTCCCACGGTCTGCATGCACTGCGAGGACCCGGTCGCCCCGTGCGCCGAGGTCTGTCCCGCCGACGCGATCCTGGTGACCGCCGACGGTGTGGTGCAGCAGGCCGACACCACTCGCTGCATCGGTTGTGCCAACTGTGTCAACGCCTGCCCCTTCGGCGTCCCGAAGATCGACCTCCAGGCGAAGCTGCAGATGAAATGCAACCTCTGCTACGACCGCACCGCCTACGGCCTCGCCCCCATGTGCGCGACCGTCTGCCCGACCGGAGCGCTGTTCTACGGGACCGTCGAGGAGCTCCAGGCCGAGCGCCCCGGCGTCCAGATCGCCGACACCTTCACCTTCGGCCGGAGCGAGGTACGCACCGGCGTGGCCATGGTCGTGCCCGCCGACCGGGTCCAGTGGCCGGTGCCCGGCGGCCTTCCGGTCGTCGAGATCAACGGGAAGAACGTCCGCCGATGA
- a CDS encoding YafY family protein, translated as MTDTPARLLNLLSLLQTPREWPGSELAERLDVSPRTIRRDIDRLRELGYPVEASRGSIGGYRLVAGTAMPPLLLDDEEAVAIAVGLRAGAGHAIEGVDEASVRALAKLEQVLPSRLRHRVSTLQNATMPLTRGDGSTIDPRTLTVMASAVTGQERLRFAYRAGDGAETKREAEPYRLVSTGWRWYLVAYDLGRQGWRTFRVDRVSEPFATGARFAPRELPTGDAAKFLAGSIARRQPELAVDVSFAAPADFVSARLPASIGPLERTGENSCRLRAVLADSLEWVALRLALVDCDFTAHEPPQLVDYLGDLGARLTRAAARRPPGRTGS; from the coding sequence ATGACCGACACCCCGGCACGACTGCTGAATCTGTTGTCGCTCCTCCAGACGCCCCGCGAGTGGCCGGGCAGCGAGCTCGCCGAACGGCTCGACGTCAGCCCGCGCACCATCCGTCGCGACATCGACCGGCTCCGCGAGCTCGGCTATCCCGTCGAGGCCTCGCGCGGATCCATCGGCGGCTACCGGCTCGTCGCGGGCACCGCGATGCCGCCGCTGCTCCTCGACGACGAGGAGGCGGTGGCCATCGCGGTGGGCCTGCGGGCGGGGGCCGGGCATGCCATCGAGGGGGTGGACGAGGCGTCCGTGCGGGCGCTGGCGAAGCTGGAGCAGGTGCTGCCGTCGCGGCTGCGGCACCGGGTCTCGACCCTGCAGAACGCGACGATGCCGCTGACCCGGGGCGACGGCTCGACCATCGACCCGCGGACGCTGACCGTGATGGCCTCGGCGGTCACCGGACAGGAACGGCTGCGGTTCGCGTACCGGGCGGGCGACGGCGCCGAGACGAAGCGGGAGGCCGAGCCGTACCGGCTGGTGAGCACGGGGTGGCGCTGGTATCTCGTGGCGTACGACCTGGGGCGCCAGGGCTGGCGTACGTTCCGGGTCGACCGGGTGAGCGAGCCGTTCGCGACCGGGGCCCGGTTCGCACCGCGCGAGCTGCCCACGGGGGACGCGGCGAAGTTCCTCGCCGGTTCCATCGCCCGGCGGCAGCCGGAGCTGGCGGTCGACGTGAGCTTCGCGGCCCCGGCGGACTTCGTGTCCGCGCGGCTGCCGGCGTCGATCGGTCCGCTGGAGCGGACCGGCGAGAACAGTTGCCGGCTGCGCGCGGTGCTCGCGGACTCGCTGGAGTGGGTGGCGCTCCGGCTGGCGCTGGTGGACTGCGACTTCACCGCGCACGAGCCACCGCAGCTGGTGGATTACCTGGGTGATCTGGGTGCCCGCCTGACCCGCGCGGCAGCACGCCGACCTCCGGGACGGACCGGGTCATGA
- a CDS encoding MFS transporter — protein sequence MTSSSSLSSTASGPTVSSDPSDRRRWFALAIVMTAAFMDLVDVTIVNIAIPSIREDTGASFSSIQWITAGYSLAFAAGLITGGRLGDIYGRKRLFLIGIGGFTVASALCGFAANPEMLVASRILQGGTAALMVPQVLSIVHATFPAHERGKVFGLFGAIVGLGAVLGPLLGALLTEWNIAGLEWRPIFLINLPVGIAGLILGRKFITESKAPKALRLDLVGVALVTLGMLMLIYPLTRGHELGWPLWGHVSMVGSLLVFLVLVLFERGKARKDGSPLVELSLFRVKSFAAGIAVQLTFGIGLGIFFLVWTLYMQLGLGWSALRAGTTGIPFSIAVSFAAGISVQKLVPRFGRKVLQTGALLMIAGLLLYIWESDRYGMDITSLQMALPLVVMGIGMGLIVAPLTDAVLSEVPKEHSGSASGLINTVQQMGNALGLGLVSVVFLGAIGDRLAPQEVGPAFAEAFRHSLWWVAGVLAVIFLVMFALPARQRQHVEDGDEAVDAAGVEGSAGVVDAAGGSEGAKEPVLTS from the coding sequence ATGACTTCTTCCTCATCTCTGTCGTCCACGGCATCCGGGCCAACGGTGTCCTCGGACCCGTCGGACCGGCGACGTTGGTTCGCGCTCGCCATCGTCATGACCGCGGCCTTCATGGACCTGGTCGACGTCACGATCGTCAATATCGCCATACCGAGCATCCGCGAGGACACCGGCGCCTCGTTCAGCTCGATCCAGTGGATCACCGCCGGCTACTCCCTGGCCTTCGCGGCCGGTCTGATCACCGGCGGCCGGCTGGGGGACATCTACGGCCGCAAGCGGCTGTTCCTCATCGGCATCGGCGGCTTCACCGTGGCCTCCGCGCTCTGCGGCTTCGCCGCCAACCCGGAGATGCTGGTCGCCTCCCGCATCCTCCAGGGCGGCACCGCCGCGCTGATGGTTCCGCAGGTGCTGTCGATCGTGCACGCCACCTTCCCGGCGCACGAGCGCGGCAAGGTCTTCGGCCTTTTCGGCGCGATCGTCGGTCTCGGTGCCGTGCTGGGGCCGCTGCTGGGCGCGCTGCTCACCGAGTGGAACATCGCCGGTCTCGAATGGCGGCCGATCTTCCTGATCAACCTGCCCGTCGGCATCGCGGGCCTGATCCTCGGCCGGAAGTTCATCACCGAGTCCAAGGCCCCGAAGGCGCTCCGGCTCGACCTGGTCGGCGTCGCCCTGGTGACCCTGGGCATGCTGATGCTGATCTACCCGCTGACCCGTGGGCACGAGCTGGGCTGGCCGCTGTGGGGCCATGTATCGATGGTCGGCAGCCTGCTGGTGTTCCTGGTTCTGGTGCTGTTCGAGCGGGGCAAGGCGCGCAAGGACGGTTCGCCGCTCGTCGAACTGTCGCTGTTCCGGGTCAAGAGCTTCGCTGCGGGCATCGCCGTGCAGCTGACCTTCGGTATCGGGCTCGGCATCTTCTTCCTGGTCTGGACGCTCTACATGCAGTTGGGCCTCGGCTGGAGCGCGCTGCGGGCCGGCACGACCGGTATCCCGTTCTCGATCGCTGTGTCGTTCGCCGCCGGGATCTCCGTACAGAAGCTGGTGCCCCGCTTCGGCCGCAAGGTGCTCCAGACGGGCGCGCTGCTGATGATCGCCGGCCTGCTCCTCTACATCTGGGAGTCCGACCGGTACGGCATGGACATCACGTCCTTGCAGATGGCGCTGCCGCTGGTGGTCATGGGCATCGGGATGGGCCTGATCGTGGCGCCGCTGACCGACGCGGTGCTCTCCGAGGTGCCCAAGGAACACTCCGGTTCGGCCTCCGGGCTGATCAACACCGTGCAGCAGATGGGCAATGCGCTCGGGCTCGGACTGGTCTCGGTCGTCTTCCTCGGCGCGATCGGTGACCGGCTGGCGCCGCAGGAGGTGGGCCCGGCGTTCGCGGAGGCGTTCCGGCACTCGCTGTGGTGGGTTGCCGGGGTGCTCGCGGTGATCTTCCTGGTGATGTTCGCGCTGCCCGCGCGGCAGCGGCAGCACGTGGAGGACGGCGACGAGGCCGTGGATGCGGCGGGTGTCGAGGGCTCGGCGGGTGTCGTGGATGCGGCGGGCGGCTCCGAGGGCGCCAAGGAGCCGGTTCTGACGTCCTGA
- a CDS encoding questin oxidase family protein, producing MDDTTNTDDTTSTGGAAGANDADGTTVADDTTGTLDEALERLHSSGPERDGWLSNHGPMAVESLVRHGQAPAVHRWLDHYSHKLEDMPDTATRVTAENWREALGDPRRIADWTAHFERETAERPWRDVLTEWWPRLLPGIAAGATHPAIRVGHSVRTLLAGEATAPRITELAHGLGYWAARHQPLPVLSPLAPAPTAAAALDAVPPVPEQSGGIRDRLAQLTAFPVWPQRFTHDPDEARARLAELVRAATHRFATHGHGEPIMLVHAATAPNAVLRTLPALPRALWVPSLEAAWAASAAVTAAYSPAEAAPYAPATASADELFARAAAHGDDHTIKFTDTALDVGDGTALAAALRSIELNPPAL from the coding sequence ATGGACGACACGACGAACACGGACGACACGACGAGCACGGGCGGCGCGGCGGGCGCGAACGACGCGGACGGCACCACGGTCGCGGACGACACCACGGGCACGCTCGACGAGGCGCTGGAACGCCTCCACTCCTCGGGCCCCGAACGCGACGGCTGGCTGAGCAATCACGGTCCGATGGCCGTGGAGTCGCTGGTCCGGCACGGTCAGGCACCGGCCGTCCACCGCTGGCTCGACCACTACAGCCACAAGCTGGAGGACATGCCGGACACCGCGACCCGGGTGACGGCGGAGAACTGGCGCGAGGCCCTCGGCGACCCGCGCCGGATCGCGGACTGGACGGCGCACTTCGAGCGGGAGACCGCCGAACGCCCCTGGCGGGACGTCCTCACCGAGTGGTGGCCACGGCTGCTCCCCGGCATCGCGGCGGGCGCCACCCACCCCGCCATCCGGGTCGGCCACTCCGTGCGCACCCTGCTCGCCGGCGAGGCGACCGCGCCCCGGATCACCGAGCTCGCCCACGGCCTCGGCTACTGGGCGGCCCGCCACCAGCCGCTGCCCGTGCTGAGCCCTCTCGCGCCCGCGCCCACCGCCGCGGCCGCGCTGGACGCCGTACCGCCGGTGCCCGAGCAGAGCGGCGGCATCCGGGACCGGCTGGCGCAGCTCACCGCGTTCCCGGTGTGGCCGCAGCGGTTCACCCACGACCCGGACGAGGCGCGGGCCCGGCTGGCGGAGCTGGTGCGGGCCGCGACCCACCGGTTCGCCACGCACGGGCACGGCGAACCGATCATGCTGGTGCACGCCGCGACCGCCCCCAATGCCGTGCTGCGCACCCTGCCCGCGCTCCCGCGCGCGCTGTGGGTGCCGAGCCTGGAGGCCGCGTGGGCGGCGAGCGCCGCGGTCACCGCCGCGTACAGTCCGGCCGAGGCAGCCCCGTACGCACCGGCGACCGCGTCCGCCGACGAGCTGTTCGCGCGGGCGGCGGCGCACGGCGACGATCACACCATCAAGTTCACCGACACCGCGCTGGACGTCGGCGACGGGACGGCCCTCGCCGCCGCACTCCGCTCGATCGAGCTGAACCCGCCGGCCCTGTGA